The nucleotide window AGATTTATAGTAATTAGCAAAACAAGCATTGGTGACATTTTTCCACAGagtgtggttaagatctggaatgcactgcctgagaatgtggtccAGGCAGATTTAATTAAGGCcttcaagagggaattgaattattatttgtaaaggaagaatgtgcagggcttcAGGGAGAAAGTGAGGAGTAGCATTAGGTGAATTAATCCTTTGGAAAAGCAGCAGAgacatgaggggccaaatggcttcctttgtgCTGTAATTCTGTGATATCCATTTCAAAGATTTCCAATGGTCATTAGATTGCTCCTGAACTGTATATTTTGGTAAGTGGCTAGAAAGGATACAAGtatgagggggtgtggaggggtatCGGGGTATGATGGGGCATGGAGGGATATGGGAAATACAGGGGGATAGGAGATGTGTGGGGCAGACAGATGAGAATTAGAGACATAAAAACAATGTTGGAGAGCTGAGCTGATAACCCAGGAAACCAAGATGTTCATTCTAACCAACCAGCCTCAGCACCCAACACAGTCTCAGTAGTCGGGAAACACAAACCCTGCCCGCCCACTTTTCCCGGAGACGACAATATAGTGGGTATGGGCAGAGGTGATCGGGAAGTCTGGAAATAAAACTGGCCCATGTTTCCAGAGCCCCAATTCAAAACTCCAACCCTAAAACTCAGAAAGACTCCATTGGCTTCAAAGCTCCATTTAATTCCACCTAATCAGTCATGCTTTTCATTAGGACTAACTAAATAATACTCAACCAAAGAGAACTTTGACTCATTTTGTTTCCTCCCTCTTAGTCCAGGGATTCTGAGGTTAATTGCAGCTGTTCCTGAGGTCAGCTAACTCAAATGACTGGGGTCTTTTAAAAATCTGATCCATGCATTTCCCTTCTACCCTGTGATTTTTAGGAATGACATTGCCCTACTTCGACTGAAAGAACACGCTTATGCCACGCCTGATGTAGCGGTAGCAACCTTACCATCCTTCGATCAGATCCTACCCAACGGCTATCCATGTTACATCACTGGATGGGGATTAACGCAACGTAAGTCCACAACAAAGGCCCATTAATATAAGGGAGCCGCTAGCAGATCAAATAAAGAAGGTAGAAGTAATTACTTCagatgaagttttttttaaagttaaagtttatttattagtgccacaagtaaggctcacattaacactgcaatgaagttactgtgaaattccctagtcgccacctgttcgggtcaatgcacctaaccagcacacctttcagactgtgggaggaaaccagagcacctggaggaaacccaaacagactcggggagaatgtgcagactccacacagacagtgacccaagccgggaatcgaacccgtgtctgtggcgctgtgagacagcagtgctaactactgtgccaaacAGTGTGAACGTGAAAGTCTATGCCACAGGAAATGTTTGCACAGAAAATactgatgcatttaaggggaggctTGAGGCGAAAGGAAATAGATGAATAAGGGAGGCAGAGGCCATTAGGCTGGGGTGAAGTTATTATGAAGAGAATAAACCAGCTTAGACCAGTTGAGCCAAATCTATTTCTACACTGCAGATTCTATGCAATGTCATGGAAAAGTTCTATTTATTCTGTATTACGCGGCTGAGCTCAGGGGTAGGTGGGGAGGTGATCGGGTGGGCACCTGCCTATTTTACATGTCACTCCCTACCCAAAACACGCTTGGCGGGGGCTTGTAAAATACAGTCTAATGTTTGTGGAATAGTAAACCTTGGCCCCATGCACTCAAAGATAGTGTGGGGTGTGCAGGCTGACAAAGAGTGACCTGTTTCAAGATGGctcaggaacataagaacataagaactaggagcaggagtaggccatctggcccctcgagcctgctccgcaattcaataagattatggttgatcttttcgtggactcagctccacttacctgctcactcaccataacctttaattcctttactgttcaaaaatctatctatctttgccctataaacattcaacgaggtagcctcaactgcttcactggtcaaggaattccacagattcataatcctttgggtgaagaagttcctcctcaactcagtcctaaatctgctcccccttagtttgcgactatgcccctagttctagtttcactcgtcagtggaaacaacctccctgattCTATCTTATCAATTGCCTTCATTATTCTACAAGAttaccccctcattcttctaaattccaatgcgtatagtcccagtctactcagtctctcctcataagccaaccctctcagctccggaatcaacctagggactgagtgagagagcgcaCAGAATCTCCAGTTTGGAGGAGGCCCAGCGAAAGAGGGATGTCCTTTGTTCACAGTGGGTGGACAAGTCCCTTTTGATCTCCTGTCACTCTGTCTTATCGCAGCTGGAGCTTCAGGTCCTTTCTAAAGATGGCAGCTTCCATTAAATATGAGTTAAATGCCATTTCAGTTGAGGACTCCACCTTGATCACCTCAAAGGTGCTTTAGTGACTAAAGTCAGAGAAAACCTCACTCCTGATTTAAGTAAAATTAAAGGGttgtaatctgtggaattcgctatcccaaagtacggtggatgctgggacagtttaAGGAggtgttagacagatttttaattggtaatgggttgaagggtcatGGGGAGAAGTCAGGAAgatggggatgagaagcatatcagccatgatcgaatggcgcagtgaactcgatgggccaaatggtccaattttgctcctgtatcttatgaacttatgaactaaaGTGAATTTGCAGCACAGACATTTTACCACCAGATGTCACTATATTCTTCATTATATCTAAAGTATGCCTGAGACATTTCAGGGCACATTAAGATGGTAGTGCATTAGGACAGCAGACATTAACTCAGGTTTACCAGTGAGCATGTGCCATTCTACAACATAATGGCTCAAAAGAAAAAAGGAATCATGGCACAAGTAATACTCAGCTTCGCCACTGGACCACAAAACTGGATTTGTTGGTCTGATGGGAACATCAGGGACATACAATTTGAAAAACAGTCAAAACAATTTGTTAAATAATCCAAATATATTCTGTTGGCTCTTTCAGCTTTTGGTGTTCCTTCTCCCACTCTGCAACAAGCTCTGCTTCCCGTGGTGGACTACGCTACGTGTACATCGCCATACTGGTGGTCAGGCATGGTCACCGAAAACATGGTGTGTGCTGGAGGTGATGGTGTGATAGGTGGATGTCAGGTAATGGTCTCCGTTAATCTATATTGTCATCATGATGCAGTCTCTGTATTTATTCCACGTGAATAGGTGCAGTCTAGTGTGTCCTTGTGTCAGTATGGCAAGGGTTTGCACTGTAGATTGATAGGACACATTTCTGTGTCCACAATTATCCATTTGTTTGATTAGCCCATTGCATTTGGACTGCGTTGTCCAAAGGCTCGGCAGGTTGGTTTAGGAAGGTCTGGTTTTACACAATGGTGGAACGTACTTAAGTGTCCATATGATTTACCCATCTCACCCAAGAGAAATTGTCTACGGGAGGGGAAAAACAACTAAACTCTAAAAGGGGAAGGTTTCCATTCAGCAGTGGTGGAAGAAGGATGGTAGTGTATTTGATGAACAGGAAACTCAGGACAGAAGTTGACCCAGAGGATGAACCATTGCCACTCTTATTTCACCACTGCCAGAGGTGAAAATGTACCCCAATGCGTTTTCCCAGAGGAAGAAGAAGAATAATAGAagagtgttttggcctcaaacaATGTCACTGAAATGGGTTATCTGATCATTACTGTTTGTTCATTATTCCCATGCCCACGTGGCCTGCTGCATTTTCTACAATAAGACAGTGAATGCACTATAAACGGGATTATTTGGCTGTGAGGCATTTTGCAGAGGTCATGAAAGTTCGCCTTCTTCATAAACTATTTGTTCAGCTTTTAACAGTCAGTTTGAATGTGGTCTGAGTGGGCCATCTGTCTGGCCTGCCTCATTGGGAAACAGCCTGCATTCAATTTAAATAAGAAGGATGCACGCTGTCAATGGGGCTTCAACGTAGGATGATAGGAGACAAGTTTACATCGACTCAACACCCACAGAAAGGCAAGGTACCCTGTGCAAAAGTCAAATCAAAACCAGCCACTCTCCAGGAAGCTGATCACAAACACACTGCAGCACTGGCAGAGGAACTCACTCTCCAGGCTATCCTCTCAGCTAGGGAAGAGATAACAGCAAAAGAATAACAAAAGAATTCATCAAAATGATTAAAATTTCAAGAAATAAAGAAGTGCTCTGTactgagacctctgctgtttgtgatatatataaatgatttggaggaagatgtagctggtgtgatcagtaagtttgcggatgacacaaagattgctggagttgcggatagtgatgaacattgtcagagaatacagcgggatatagataggctggaacattgggcggagaagtggcagatggaatttaatccagataaatgcgaagtgatgcattttggtagatctaatgtaagggggagctatacaataaatggcagaaccatcaggagtatagacacacacagggacctgggtgtacaagtccacagatccttaaaggtggcagcacaggtggagagggtggtcaagaaggcatatggcatgcttgtctttattggacggggcatagaatataaaagttggcatatgatgttgcagctgtatagaacgttggttaggccatatttggaatactgcgtccagttctggtcgccacactaccagaaggacgtggaggctttggagagagtacagaaaaggtttaccaggatgttgcctggtatggagggtcttagctatgaggagagattgggtaaactggggttgttctccctggaaagacggaggatgaggggcgacctaatagaggtgtataaaattatgaagggcataggtagggtgaacagtgggaagctttttcccaggtcggaggtgacgaacacaaggggtcatgggttcaaggtgaggggggcaaggttcaacacagatgtcagggggatgtacaTCCACATCggatatattttacacagagggtggtgggtgcctggaatgcactgccaagcaaggtgattgaagcggacacgctgggatcgtttaagacttatctagatagccacatgaacagactgggaatagagggatacaaacgaatggtctagttgggcacatgagctgcgcaggcttggagggccgaagggcctgttcctgtgctgtattgttctttgttctaagtgcaATATAGATgcaatttgttagagttcttgatgtcacagtgttaatgtcagaTATAAAATATGGAGTGGATTGATGcactataactaccccccccccaccaaaaaaaaacacatcattTGCTCCATCatgaaatttccttaatcttttgAGAGACGTAAATAGAAGGCCCACCCCACAGCCCATATATTCAACCTCGGAAATCAGTGATAAAATACTTCAAGCATTGTTCCATATAAATTAGCTTTGCCAAACATAATTCCAGAAGGGACTGGTTGCCTCCCTAATTATTGCAATGAATCAACTTATTGCTTCAGAAAGTAGATAGATGAAAATCTGACTGGGAGGCTATAGGGATTTATATGGACGGAGAAGCCCAAACATTCCATACGGCACAAAGGTTACCAGAATGTTATCTGCAGGGCGGCAACAAGGCTGAATTTTGGAGTCATGAGGACATATGAGCATCCTGGGTATTTTCTTAACTGCCTTTATGGTTCCTTATAAATTTTCCTCAGGAAGTTAGAGAGAAGAATAGAGCTGACATTGAAGGAGTGAATCAAATGGCCTCATCTCAGTCTATACACTTTCTTGTTCACAGGGAGATTCTGGTGGCCCCCTGAACTGTAAGGATAATTCTGGAATGTGGGTCGTCCATGGTATTGTAAGCTTTGGACCAGTTTCCTGTGTTATAGAGAAAAACCCGACAGTTTTTACCCGGGTGTCAGCATATACCGACTGGATTTATCAGGTAGGCTCTTCAATGTTATATTATGTGATTAAAGGTTACTGAATTAAAACGTTAACCCTGCTCCTCTCCCCAAAGATGCTGACTGATCCACTGggtattttcagcatttgctgcatatatttcagattttcagcatccatttTGCTTCTTTGTTTTCATTACCTGTTCCTTTGTAGACCACAAACTGAAATGTcttctgattcatagaatcatagaatccctacagtacagaaaaaggccattcggcccatcgtgtctgcaccgaccacaatcccacccaggccttattcccgcaatcccacacattttaccttgctaatccccctgtcctCCTGACACGAACAGACAAtctagctaatcaacctaacctgcaagtctttcggactgtgggaggaaacccgagcacccagaggaaacccacacagacacggggagaatgtgcaaactccacacagacagtgacccgaagccggaattgaacctgggaccctggcactgtgaggcagcaaagctaaccactgtgccaccatgccgcgatTCAAGAACTAAAAATTACTTAAGCTTCTATTGAGCTTCGCATATAAAGGAAAACATCACAGAGCTCTTTACAAAGCAGAGCAGAATGGCCGTGAACAGGGACCAAATGAGGGAAAACATAAGGTTACACAGGAGAGAGGTCAATAAGATGGGTCATCGGTTAACTTTAGGAGGAATGGAGATGGTCAGGCAAAATGATTGTAGGACAGAATTCTAAaggacaaatggcctactcctgctcccatttccgaTGTTCATAAGCGTGATCACGGAAAGGTCTGTCTCCAGAATGAAACGGTGGAAACGTTAATGAAGTGATATAGAAGTGGATAGCACCTGGAGAGGCTGAAGAAGATCTGTCAGAAAAGTAGTGAAGAAAGCCTTGAAGGAATTTTGGAAAGGACTTTTTGTAATGAGTAACTGAAGAATCTACCCAGCAAGAAGATATTATAAGTTTGTTTTACTTAAATAAATGTTAGTGCTATATTGTATCAAATTCATAATAAGCTAGTCCAGATGGTTGGATCCTGAgtgtgctcctgtgaagcaccttggaacctTTTATTGCAAGTAAAtgcgaatgcaagttgttgttggtttGAGGAggcgttggcctagtggtatatcgctagactattaatccagaaacttggcaAATGTtcggaggacctgggttcgaatcctgccacggtagatggtggtatttgaattcaataaaaaaaaatctggaattaaaagtctaatgatgaccatgaaagcattgtcgattgtcagaaaaacccatctggttcactaatgtccttgagggaaggaaatctgctgttcttagctggcctggcctacatgtgactccagagccacagcaatgtggttgagtctcaaatGCCCccacaggcaactagggatgggcaataaatgctggccaggcagcaatgcccatgtcccatgaatgaatttaaaaactgtTATCACAGTTGAGTCAATTGTGTCCTCGTTAACCATCAATAGAGCTACTTTCTAAACAAAGATCATTTTAGCCCTGAATGAATTTTGCTTTTCTCTTCCTATCAGCCTTGGTAATTGTAGCATTTTGATTGCGATTCTGACGGAGAGCAGGTAACTCAGTACGGACCGGGAATACAATCAGGTAGTCGCAATAAGTAATTCTATATTTGTTCTCTTTTTTTTAGACCATGGAACAAAATAGTGGCATGTAAGATGATTCCGACATATTATCCATGGAGCGATGTCAAGAAGAAACACTTGCCTGCTGTTTTAACCTGAACCTGTCAATAAAAATAGGTTTGTCTGATTTCACCTGCACTCGCTTCAGTTTTTCTTTGCCACCATAGGACTAGCTTTCATGATAATAAACAAAGTTTGAAAACGTATAACATTCAGGATTCAGCAATGCTCTGTAGAGAAGCTAGTTTCTCACaagtccccgggacctgatgaaatgtatcccaggacgttgtgggaggctagggaggaaattgcaggtcccccagcagagatatttgaaatgctgacagccacagatgaggtgcctgaagagtggagggtggcaaatgtgcctctgtttaaaaagggctgcagggaaaagcctgggaactactcaGGATCCAAAGTgagatagccaattggatacaaaattggtttgatgacagaagacagaggatagttgtggaaggttgtttttcaaagtggaggcctatgaccagcagtgtgcctcagggatcagtgctgggttcactgtgatttgtcatttatattaatgatctggatgagaatttagtaaatggttagtaaatttgcagatgacaccaagattggtggcatagtggacattgaagaaggttatttaggattacaacgggatcttgatcaattagaccaatgggctgatgaatggcagatggagtttaatttagataaatgtgaggtagatcAAATCGGGataggacctactcagttaatgggagggcgttggggagagttatggaacaaagagatctaggaatacaggttcatagctccttgaaagtggagtcacaggtggacagagtggtgaagaaggcattcggcatgcttagtttcattgctcagaacattgaatacaggagttgggacgtcttgttgaagttgtacaagacattattagtacggccatacttggaatactgtgtccagttctggccaccctattacagaaaggatattattaaactagaaagagtgcagaagagatttactaggatgctactggagcttgatggtttgagttataaggagaggctggatagactgggacttttttccctggagcgtaggaggcttaggggtgatcttttggagctctataaaataatgagggcatagataaggtggatagtcaatatcttttcccaaaggtaggggagtctaaaactagagggcataggtttaacgtgaaagggggaggtacaaaagggtccagaggaacatttttttcactcaaagggtggtgagtgtctggaatgagctgccagaggcagtagtagaggtgggtacaattttgtcttctaagaaggatttagacagttatacgggtaagatgggtagagagggatatgggccaaatgcgggcaattgggactagcttaatggtaaaaactgggcagcatggacaagttggactgaagggtcagttttcatgctgtaaacctctatgactctataagtgctGTGGCACCCGTGCCCCAGTAGCAGGGTAAATTACAGACATAGATCACTGTGATAAATTGTGCATTTCCTCCTGACACCAGCTGCACAAAGCTAATACAGCGCAGAATGCAATATAAACATAGGTCCTTTTGTGTGCCTgcctcagtatcacactgcactactTTACCCATTAAACAGAGGAAGTCACACTACTGGCTGCCAGCAAAGCCCCCAGCTCTGCAATAGGCAGCTTATCTTTCCACTGTCGTGTTTGGATCAGGACATCACAATAGCAATATTAATTTTGAGAAAAGTAGCAGCAAAGTGAAAAGTTCCCAAGCCAGCATTAAACAGCTGAAGAAtccttgggtggaattctcccaacccaCCCATGGCAAGTTTGGTGGCAGGCACGAGAGAATCTGGAGTCAAAAAGTTGGAAGCCCATCAGCGTATTACATTGCAATTCACCCAACGGTGGGTCGGTCATCCCGCTGGCTGGTAGCGTGAACGCCATttgcattaaaacagctgcccgccAGTGACCCATCAGGCCCTCCAATCTTGCGACACGACAGCAGGAAATCACGTTGGCGTCAATCCCAGTTTTTAAAGAGTGGTGTGCACAAGATGGCCGTCGGTTTGTCAGATACTCGAGGTGAGGGCAATAAAGctttctgccatagtgc belongs to Mustelus asterias chromosome 7, sMusAst1.hap1.1, whole genome shotgun sequence and includes:
- the LOC144496013 gene encoding chymotrypsin-like elastase family member 2A; translated protein: MTGAVAASPFSGRVVAGQEAKPHSWPWQASLQFAYDFDPDFFQHMCGGSLISSNWVMTAAHCIVSVPGRFAVVLGEHNLQVKGNEYLKHVGLIIIHPRWNPVALENGNDIALLRLKEHAYATPDVAVATLPSFDQILPNGYPCYITGWGLTQPFGVPSPTLQQALLPVVDYATCTSPYWWSGMVTENMVCAGGDGVIGGCQGDSGGPLNCKDNSGMWVVHGIVSFGPVSCVIEKNPTVFTRVSAYTDWIYQTMEQNSGM